The Candidatus Sericytochromatia bacterium genome includes a window with the following:
- the glgB gene encoding 1,4-alpha-glucan branching protein GlgB — protein MTTKSRKKTPKPAESVVPVSPELTPFDLYLLNQGCHYLAYEKMGAHPMERDGERGWYFAVWAPNAREVSVIGDWNLWQHGQHALSFDPAAGIWSGFFTAPSAGARYKFSIISGASNHYVAKADPYAFATEQPPGTASVLTDLAGYAWGDGAWMEGRAARQAPEAPISIYEVHLGSWRRGADGNWLSYRDMAPQLAAYAAEMGYTHVELLPITEHPFYGSWGYQTTAYFAPTARFGSPHDLKYLIDTLHQAGVGVILDWVPAHFPRDEHGLAYFDGTHLYEHQDPRQGLHAHWNTFIFNYGRREVANFLIASAMFWLREYHIDGLRVDAVASMLYLDYGRSEGDWVPNAFGGRENLDAIGFLRHFNEVIAQQCPGAITIAEESTAWPRVTGSPAEGGLGFTFKWNMGWMHDMLDYMATDPVYRRYHHNRLTFSMMYAYSERYVLSFSHDEVVHLKRSMSGKMPGDDWQKLANLRLLLGYMTGHPGKKLLFMGQEFGQWWEWNHDTSLAWHLLQEPAHLGLSNWSRDLNRLLTAEKALSAGDYHPWGFKWVDCHDADHSIVSFLRYDQEDPEQALLFVSNFTPVPRSAYRLGVPWEGPWTEVLNSDAQVYGGSGLGNMGQVQAEDIAWHGHSHSLNVMLPPLSTVVFKAPPRPRPELPEPTLEPSAASSTEPSDGPQKVPPKAGKKSKAQPEGTAATPRRSAPRRATTRAKKDET, from the coding sequence ATGACCACCAAGTCCCGCAAGAAGACCCCCAAGCCTGCTGAATCCGTCGTTCCGGTGAGCCCGGAACTGACCCCATTCGATCTCTACCTGTTGAACCAGGGCTGCCACTATCTCGCCTACGAGAAGATGGGCGCCCACCCGATGGAACGGGACGGGGAGCGCGGGTGGTACTTCGCCGTGTGGGCCCCCAATGCGCGGGAAGTTTCGGTGATCGGCGATTGGAACCTCTGGCAGCACGGCCAGCACGCGCTGAGCTTCGATCCGGCGGCTGGCATCTGGAGTGGCTTCTTCACGGCTCCAAGCGCTGGAGCCCGCTACAAATTCTCCATCATCTCAGGCGCCAGCAACCACTATGTGGCCAAGGCCGACCCTTACGCTTTCGCCACCGAGCAACCTCCGGGAACCGCCTCCGTGCTCACGGACCTGGCAGGCTATGCCTGGGGCGATGGCGCCTGGATGGAGGGACGAGCCGCCAGACAGGCCCCCGAGGCCCCCATCTCCATCTACGAGGTTCATCTGGGTTCGTGGCGACGTGGCGCCGATGGCAATTGGCTGAGCTATCGAGATATGGCCCCCCAATTGGCCGCTTACGCGGCCGAGATGGGCTACACCCACGTCGAACTCTTGCCCATCACGGAACATCCCTTCTACGGGTCGTGGGGCTACCAAACCACGGCCTACTTTGCCCCCACGGCCCGCTTTGGAAGCCCTCACGATCTCAAGTACCTGATCGACACGCTGCATCAAGCCGGCGTGGGGGTCATCCTCGACTGGGTGCCCGCCCATTTCCCTCGGGACGAGCACGGTCTGGCCTATTTCGACGGGACCCACCTTTACGAGCACCAGGATCCCCGCCAAGGGCTCCACGCGCACTGGAATACGTTCATCTTCAACTACGGGCGTCGCGAGGTCGCGAATTTCCTGATCGCCAGCGCCATGTTCTGGCTCCGTGAGTATCACATCGATGGGTTGCGGGTCGATGCGGTGGCTTCGATGCTGTACCTGGATTACGGCCGCTCCGAGGGAGATTGGGTGCCGAACGCCTTCGGGGGACGCGAGAACCTGGATGCGATTGGCTTCCTGAGACATTTCAACGAGGTCATCGCGCAGCAATGTCCCGGAGCGATCACCATCGCCGAAGAAAGCACGGCCTGGCCGCGCGTGACGGGTTCACCGGCCGAAGGCGGACTGGGCTTCACCTTCAAGTGGAACATGGGCTGGATGCACGACATGCTCGACTACATGGCCACCGACCCGGTCTACCGTCGCTACCACCACAACCGGCTGACCTTCTCGATGATGTACGCCTACTCGGAGCGGTACGTGCTGTCCTTCTCGCACGACGAGGTCGTCCACCTGAAACGCTCGATGTCTGGCAAGATGCCGGGCGACGACTGGCAAAAGCTCGCCAATCTACGCCTGTTACTTGGTTATATGACGGGCCACCCCGGCAAAAAGCTGCTCTTCATGGGACAGGAATTCGGCCAGTGGTGGGAATGGAACCACGACACCTCCCTGGCCTGGCACCTGCTGCAAGAACCCGCCCACCTGGGGCTCTCCAACTGGTCACGCGACCTGAACCGGCTGCTCACGGCAGAAAAGGCCCTCTCAGCGGGAGACTATCATCCCTGGGGCTTCAAGTGGGTCGATTGTCACGACGCCGACCACAGCATCGTGAGTTTTCTCCGTTATGACCAGGAAGACCCAGAACAGGCCTTGCTGTTTGTCTCCAACTTCACCCCGGTGCCCCGTTCGGCCTATCGCCTGGGCGTGCCCTGGGAGGGGCCCTGGACCGAGGTGCTCAATTCGGATGCGCAGGTCTATGGTGGCAGTGGGCTGGGGAACATGGGGCAGGTTCAGGCCGAGGACATTGCCTGGCACGGCCACTCCCACAGCCTGAACGTGATGCTCCCGCCTTTGTCCACCGTGGTATTCAAGGCGCCGCCGCGTCCACGACCCGAATTGCCGGAGCCGACGCTGGAGCCCAGCGCAGCCTCCTCGACGGAACCGTCCGACGGGCCGCAGAAAGTTCCCCCCAAGGCCGGGAAAAAGTCCAAGGCGCAGCCGGAGGGGACTGCGGCGACACCGCGTCGAAGCGCCCCGCGACGGGCCACGACGCGAGCCAAGAAGGACGAGACCTGA